The Benincasa hispida cultivar B227 chromosome 9, ASM972705v1, whole genome shotgun sequence genome has a segment encoding these proteins:
- the LOC120086147 gene encoding stem-specific protein TSJT1-like: protein MLAIFHKTFAHPPEELNSPASFTASKPPKLPQETLNDFLSRHPNNTFSVNFGQAAVLAYVSPHRSFSIHQRLFCGFDDIYCLFLGSLNNLCALNKQYGLSKGSNEAMFLIEAYRTLRDRGPYPADQVLKELDGSFAFVVYDSRAGAVFAALGADGGVKLYWGIAADGSVVISDDVDVIKEGCAKSYAPFPTGCMFHSEGGLMSFEHPMNKMKAMPRIDSEGAMCGANFKVDVYTRVNSIPRRGSEANWAEWDTN, encoded by the exons ATGTTAGCTATTTTCCACAAAACTTTCGCACACCCACCTGAAGAGCTTAACAGCCCTGCCTCTTTCACTGCCTCTAAGCCCCCTAAGCTACCTCAAGAAACACTCAATGACTTTCTTTCTCGTCATCCTAACAACACTTTCTCTGTTAATTTTGGCCAAGCTGCTGTTCTTGCTTATGTTTCTCCTCATCGTTCCTTTTCAATTCACCAAAG GCTGTTCTGTGGGTTTGATGACATATACTGTCTGTTCTTGGGAAGTTTAAACAATTTATGTGCATTGAATAAGCAATACGGTCTATCAAAAGGCTCAAATGAGGCTATGTTTTTGATTGAAGCGTATAGGACTCTTAGAGACAGAGGTCCTTACCCAGCTGATCAGGTCCTTAAGGAGCTTGATGGCAGCTTTGCTTTTGTTGTTTATGATAGCAGGGCCGGTGCTGTTTTTGCTGCCTTG GGAGCTGATGGGGGAGTGAAGCTGTATTGGGGAATTGCAGCAGATGGGTCAGTGGTGATATCAGACGATGTGGATGTCATCAAAGAAGGCTGTGCTAAATCATATGCCCCTTTTCCAACTG GATGCATGTTCCACAGTGAAGGAGGTCTAATGAGTTTTGAGCATCCAATGAACAAGATGAAAGCAATGCCTAGAATTGACAGTGAAGGAGCCATGTGCGGAGCTAATTTCAAGGTTGATGTTTACACAAGGGTCAACAGCATCCCGAGGAGAGGCAGTGAAGCTAACTGGGCTGAATGGGATACAAACTAG